The genome window GAGGCTTGGTGGAGTGACTTAACCAGCCTTCTGTTCAGGTGGAGACTATGTAAATCTTTTTAGAAGCTAACTTAGCCTCCTGCCAGTTTTTCAACCCTAGGTGTGTTTTTTCGTTTgttcgtttggtttttttttttttttttggtaggtgtGTTTTCCTTAAGAGCCTAGGAGGCATCTCTGAAATGTAAACCTCAAGGGACATCAAGGGGGATTGCACCCTCTTTCCCTGTCTCAGTGGGAGTTTTAGCCCAGGCACCAGGCTCCAGTGGTAACTGCCTGCTTGCCGTGGGTTCTTTTTAGCCTTATTGACTTCTCCCTATGAAAGAAAAGCTCCTTTCTGCCCCAGCTCTGAGAGGTTTGCAGATCTTAGGGTCTCACTGTAGACCTTACAGTACTGTCATAGCCCCATCCCCCTGTGGCCATGGCCCCTCGCCATCTCTTGCAATAATCCTTTTGAACAAAGCCTCCCCTTACCTATGTCAGAATTTGTTCTTATTTGGCCAAGGGTATGGAAAACTTGCGCGTTTTAAATTGGGGACCAGTTCTAAAGTCGGTGATGGCGTTAAATGTGTATGTAACAGCTCTGCTGGACACGCAAGAAAGTCAAGAGTATGCCAACTGGAAAGGTGCTCCACCCATCCTTAGGGAACCGTGCAAAGGAGAGGTTCTGCAGAACCCAAGCCAAGTGCCCCCAACGTCACCCTTCCATGCATCCTCTCTTACCATCCactgtgtgtatgtacgtgtgcGTCTGGGATCCAGGGcaatgtgaattttctttttatttgggaGATTGTTCACAGAAAACAGATCCTCTTTTCTCTCGTCCACCTATTAATTGTTTACAATATTTGTATATCTATGCAAAATACTTGAATGGGCTGTGGTGCCTTTTTTCcttgtttgtatttaattaaattgTCATTTGAAATGTTGTCCGGTTTGGCAactcttgtttgtttctttgttttaacgTTGCACTGGCCAGCCTGGATAGGATCCATCACCGAGGACTCCTCAGAAGAGTTCCTACAGAGACCGTCTGTCCAGCCTGTGAGGCCACCACGGAAGATCTTGAGCCACAGAAAAGCCCTGGGTTTTCCCATGACCAGTCGAGGGAGCTGTTTGTCTTTGCACCTGGACACAGGCCAGTCTAGTTTTAATAGGTCTGGGGGTCACTCACGGCATGAATAATATAGATCGACTTGAGGATTTGTGAGAGCTTAAAAGTAttcacatggggcttccctggtggcgcagtggttgagagtccgcctgccgatgcaggggacacaggttcgtgccccggtctgggaggatcccacatgccgcggagcggctgggcccgtgagccatggctgctgagcctgcgcgtccggagcctgtgctccgcaacgggcgaggccacaacagtgagaggcccgcgtacagcaaaaaaaaaaaagtattcacgTGAAGCTCTTAGCACTGTGGTTGGCTTCTCGTAAGGGCTCAGGCATGGGATGGGTGTCTTCCACTGACGCTATTCCCCAAACAGCCTTTCCCTCTCTAGTGAAGGCGTGGCTGTAGAAGGCActggagggacttccttggcagccAGAACTCTCCAGAGATTGGGGACTGGCCCCCCGGCACTAGAGGAACCACTTTAATTGTTCCGTGTCCAAGGAAAGCCAAGATGTAAGTATCAAGTAAACACACTCAGAGGTCTTTATTCCTGACCCTGCAGACCACACTCTCAGGGCCTTCAGATTACAGTCATTCTCAAGATCCAACATGTTGCATTGATTTTAGTTACAGAGAGAAATCCACATTCATTAAAAACTGTGGCTTTGAGGCTGGCGGTGCAGGAAACCAGTCTGTTCCTTGGAGCTACCAGGCCAGCAACAGTTTGGCCTGGGCTTGGCTATGCTTAGGGCACAGGACGTAAACACAGGCACGGGTGTGGAGTTACACAGGGGAGGCTCTGCACCAGCTTGGAGGCTGAGGGCCAGGTCTTCCTTCTTTACAGATATACTGGCTCCCTTACCTCCCTGTCAATGGTCCTCATAACAACTCTCACATTCTTGCTGCTGGAGAGAAgacaggaagggaggggatatTAATTATGTCTCTCTCCAGCTGCTCTTGTTTTTTGACTGCCTCTGGTCAAATGTGAGGGGACCAAAGGCAGTCCCCAAAGCAGGTGGTGGTGGAGCAGTCGTGACACACTGCTTCCCAGTGTGGGCAGCTCATCAGTGGAGCTGGGGACTTGGTGGTGATCTGGTCAACAGCCAGATTGCACCCCGTGCCGAGCTTACACCCCCCCGACTTGGCCACTGAAGTTCAAAGCTGATCCCACTGGCCAAGCCTCTAAGGCTTCAGCCCAGAAGTTAcccagaggggacttccctggcggtccagtggttcagagtctgcacttccacttcagggggtgcgggttcagtccctggtcagggaactaataagatcccacgtgccgcgcagtgtgtccaaaaaaaaaaaacaagttaccCAGAGCCTTTTCCACCTGGGTTCTTGGTTCACCACCAGAGTAAACACAAAAGTTAGCCCCTGGTTTCCAGAGAGCCTGTGTCTGCTTTCCTGACTGCCCCTTActcttctccccatctccccaaaTCATATTGGTTTACTCCTTGAGGAAAAGGAAAGTGCATTCTGCTCGACAGCCAGGCCACTTTTAAGAGCAGTGCAATCGCTGTTCTCTTTGGAGAGTGAGGCAAAATGAAACCCTGGGCTTGACCAGCAGAGCTTGGCTGGGAAGCAAgcaccttttgttgttgttgtgttgttttgAGTTCTCAGATAACTGCCTGAATGTCTCCATGACTGACTCCTTAGGATGTGTCTAGAGAGggaagggtggggaaggggtcGGGCGGATGGAAACAGATGCTGACCTCCAGGCTGGCTGCTCCCGGGAACGGGGCTGGTGGAAGTGTTTCCCTGAGACGTCAGGTGGCTTTCACAGTAAGCAGGTCAGCTGAGGTCTTGCCTCTGTCTCCGAAGATGAGGTGGCAAATGCAACAAGACATTTTACAGTAATTGTGTGTCTGTTGGTTCCGGGTGGGAGGCACGGCGAGTTGCTCTCTGGGCCTCGGAGGGCCAGCTGCACTTCAGTCTTGGGCTCAGGAACGGTGAATCCGTCTCAGGAGGAGAACCAGTGCGAAGGATTTCCTGATGACCAACGTTTCAGGGAAGTTCTTGGCTTGTGCTACATTCAGTGGATCAAATCCTATCTTCTTCCCAACAGCACAGAGGTGGCACCGAGGAAACGAGGAGGACGGGAGGGCCGGGGACCTGCTGGCACCAACGTGTTGTAGGGTATTTGGTCACTGAGGCTGTGTTTCCAGGAGGTTCTGCCGCCACTGCTCACTGGGTAGGGACTTTTCTCCCGGAAACAGCGGTGAGGTATAAATGAACGTCTCAAGAAAAGAGAGCCCACTGGTAAGAGCTGTGTTGAAAATAACCAGGTGGCTCTGAAATTGAGCAGTCAGGCTGTACCACAGGGCTCACCCTCTCACTCATGTATTCCAAGCTTTACGAATGGATTATAAATACTTCGGGCTTCTTTGGTGATGGGGCGCTGGAGAGTTCTATGTTGTCCACAAGAACATTCTTGTCTTCGAGTCTAACGATGCTGGGCTCTGGGGCGGGAGGCGGGGTTGGGTTTTTGTGCATGTGGGGCAGGCTGGTCCGGCTGACGTCCAGGTCTTTGAAAGCGTGAAGCGTGAACACACCCAGGATGATGGTGACAAAGCCAGAGAGGGTGCCCACAATGTCCACGGCCGACATGCTGTGCCACTCCTTGAAGAGGACGACGGAGGAGGTCACCACCATCGAGGTGAAGAACACGTAGTAGATGGGGAACACCAGGGAGGTATTAAAGATGTCCAGCGCCTTGTTGAGGAAATTGACCTGAGTGCTGAGCGAAAGGGCCAGCACGAGGGACAGGATGTAGGGGAGAGGGTGCCGCACAACTGGCAGCCCCTGGAAGAAGTTCTTAATGGTGATGCCCAGACCCTTGACGGCGGTCACGGAGAAGGCCCCGATCACAGAGCAGATGACGATGTAGATGAGGATATTCCTTTGTCCATAACGTGGGGCGATGACGAAGATGAGGATGAGGCAGGACACCAGCAGAAGCACAGCAAACACGATGTACCCTTTGTGGGGGATGGAGACAGGTAACCTGACCTGGGAGGATGCCAGTAGCCTCTAGAGCCCTCCACTCATGGCAATGGGATGTCTCATTAAGAACCtaggcttggggcttccctggtggcgcagtggttaaaaatctgcctgccgatgcaggggacacgggttcgtgccccggtctgggaagatcccacatgccgcggagcggctgggcccatgagccatggccgctgagcctgtgctccacaacgggagaggccacaacagtgagaggcccgtgtaccgcaaaaataaataaagcaagaacctaggcttgggacttccctggcggtccagtggttaggactctgtgcttccgaCAGGGGgtgctggtttgatccctggtcagagaactaagatcccacatgccaccacctggtgtggccaaaaaatttaaaaaaagagaacgtgggctctggagtcaaacATGGGTCCCAGTTCCAGCAACACAACTTTTTAATAACTTGTACAAGTTATTAAAGCCCcaagacctcagtttcctctttgtaaaATAGGATTAATATTAGGACCTTCCTCATAGGAGCTTTTTTGTAGGATTAAATTAATACACGCAATTGACGGAATGCCACCCCCCCCATTTACATGTTGAGTGCTATTCCCAAATGGGATGGTATTCGGAGGTGacgtctttgggaggtgattcaggcatgagggtagagccctcaggAAGGGAATACTGCCCTTATAAAAGGGGCTCCACAGAGCTCCTTTGCCCTCTACACCagatgaggacacagcgagaagctGGCCATCTATGAACAAAATCTATTGGGCCTTGATCTAGGACTTGATCGTGATCCCCGGAACTGTGAAACGTAAGTGTCTGTTGGTTATAAGCCACCCGATCTATGATACTCTGTTCAAACAACCTGAACTAAGACAATGCAAACAAGGCATTTAgaccagtacctggcacataacaaATACATAATAATAGCATCCCTACCTATCAGACTGGGAACCTGTAAGCTAGCCTCAGTACCAGCCCATCAGCTTTCCTCCCTGAGCTTGCTGCCTCCTCCTCCACATGGCAGCACCTGAGGTGGCCAGAACCCAGTCAGACCTCTAACATGGTTCACGCCCAGTGCCTTCCTGCTCACTGGGAGCCTGGAGCCTACCTGTGTCTTTCATCTTGGCAGCCATCTCCACGATGGTGGTGATCTTCTCTTCCTCGGGGGCGTGTATCACCATCACTGTGCTGCCGGCCACACAGATCACACAGCCCAGCTTCCCCAACAGGTTCAGACTCTCTCCCAGGAAATATGAGGAAAGGATGGTACTGCATGTGAAAGTGGAGAAAGGGATTACAGCAGCCAGCCCAGTCCCAGCATCCTGGAGAAAAGTGAGGGCTGAGCAAGGGCTCACTACTCTCACACGTGGAAGCTTTTCTAGACCCCCCCTAGGAAATGTGTGAAATAGAAACTTATTTAGGGGAGGGTTACAGTGTGGGCTGGAGGAATCGACGACATACATgtgaatttctttcattttagagACGGACAATATCCCCAAAGAGAAGAGTTGGAAGAGCCCTTCAAAGCACTCTTGTCTAACTTCCTACCCAATGAGCACATTTTCTCTTAACATTGCAAACAGAAGGCTTTCAGCCTTGGCTTGTATACCTCTGGTGGCAAGCAGCTCCCCCCTTCACAAGGTAAATGAATCCCTTGTAGGTTCATTCTGTTATTAACCCAAAATATGGTAGTTTCTACTCATCCCATATCTATTCCTTGAGCCATACAAAACAAATCCATTCCTTCTTCCATTTGTATATGCCAATATAAACCACCACAGTGACACTTGGGCACACTTTACATACTAGATATTGTGCTAAGAACttcccatttattatctcactaaCATCTTGCAACTCTGAGAAGTAAAATAtgtccattttatagaggagaaaactgagtccCATAGAAGCTTAAATGATGGCAAGATCATACAACTGGTAAGACacgagccaggatttgaactcaagttcTGTCTAATTATAAAGCCTATGGTTTTTCCTCTACACCTCACTGAGAAGAATTCTCCTGACTTCCTTGAGTCTTTTCTGGACAAAACACCTCCAGTTCCTTGCTGTTCCTTGGTGATGTGACTTTCATTCCCGTCACATCCTCCAAATGAGCCAGCAAAGGTGAAGGAAGAAGGGTGGTGAGACGAGACAGGTACAATCGCTGGGGcatgcttctgtttctttaaacaGGTGGCATTAGTTTAGGGCAAAGACCTGTTGGCTGACCTAAGGTAACCCAATGAGCCTCATGAGTCCTGCTTAAAGGTATCAGGAAAGAGGGGATTGATGTCTAACCTCCTTTGAATGTCTCCCATCTCTCCTCTAAAACTCCCAAAACCATTTTACCCACAATGCCTGTTCATCAGCGCCCAGTAGCATTAACAAAGGCAGAGGTCACACAGTGGAGGATCCCCTGCCGCTCCCAACTTCCTGGGATGGGAATCTGTAAACTAATCACATACGCAATACTGGTATCTCAGCTACATCAGCCAACCGTGCCATGTGAGTCACGGCTCTATCTGGTTTTTGACTGCATAAATGCTGCAAAATTGTCATCAAGCTggtaaaacaaaacaggaaattaCAGGTACTGGGTGTGGTGGGCTAGGGACTTACCGGGGCTCCAAGGTTAGGGTGACAATCAGAGCCAGCTTCAAATGGGGCTCAGGACCCCCACAGGGGAACTGTGTTTGTAGCTTGGGAGGAACGGGGCAATGGGAAGCACACACATTTAATATCAGCTATCTTTAATACCATCAAACATCTTCCAGGCCATGGGGCCTAGTGGTGAAGCACCCAGACTCTGAAATTAGACTGCCTGGGAGGGAATCCTGGCCCAGCCTCCTGGGACCTGGGTGACCTCGGCCAAGATGCTTAACCCCTCTTGGCCTCAGGTCTCCCCTCCTTTCTAATTAGTAgggatgctgtgaggattaaatgagggaaTACATTTAGAACATTTAGCGCAGAGTAAACCCTCAATCTATGTTAGCTGTGGTTATTCTTCAGCGCCTGTTCTGTACTAGGCACTTTCTGTGCGtcatctcatttagtccttaaATCAGTGCCTTCAGGCAGGTATTATGAACATCCCCACTTAGCAGatgggaaattgaggctcagagtagTTAAGTGACCTGCCATGTAACTACGAAGTGGCAGAGATAAGGTTAGATAGAACCCAGGGAGGGTTCATCTAGGGCTTGTACTTTCAACTTGTGTGCTTCTCCTATTGGGGCACCAAAACACTGACATGAGACATTCAGCCTTGCGGCAGGGGAAGCACTTCCACCTGGTTTGGGCTTGGCCTGCCCCTTCACCGCCCAGGCAGCAAACCATCCAAGGGTGCGGAGCTCTGAACAGCACACTGCCTCCTTCTGGAAGCTGAGACTGACCCAGGTCCTTGACTGCAAGTAGCAATTGACCCCATGTGCAGTTCCggacatcaacaaactgaaaataggaagagacagcaagagaggtgacaacaaccttatgaggatACTCAGCGCTCCCAGTGGTGTGACGACTGTCGCAGGAGCAAACGCATAGGCCCCAAAGTTGGCAACTTCTCCGGCAGCCACTAGGAAATTAAGGG of Delphinus delphis chromosome 3, mDelDel1.2, whole genome shotgun sequence contains these proteins:
- the NIPAL4 gene encoding magnesium transporter NIPA4, encoding MRPSAGNSSTGPQAHGVAQEAGRLLPGDPPPLGRVILPTPGSDPGCSSHAGHAGDKSQPPAPEPGSRGTVRPMELPASNTSCENGSLISLYCSSQQVLCQIVGDLSPQVPSSVISSSWQEGFRQNYSFYVGLGLAILSSFLIGSSVILKKKGLQRLVASGATRAVDGGYGYLKDAMWWAGFLTMAAGEVANFGAYAFAPATVVTPLGALSILISTILSSYFLGESLNLLGKLGCVICVAGSTVMVIHAPEEEKITTIVEMAAKMKDTGYIVFAVLLLVSCLILIFVIAPRYGQRNILIYIVICSVIGAFSVTAVKGLGITIKNFFQGLPVVRHPLPYILSLVLALSLSTQVNFLNKALDIFNTSLVFPIYYVFFTSMVVTSSVVLFKEWHSMSAVDIVGTLSGFVTIILGVFTLHAFKDLDVSRTSLPHMHKNPTPPPAPEPSIVRLEDKNVLVDNIELSSAPSPKKPEVFIIHS